The following are from one region of the Alkalimarinus sediminis genome:
- a CDS encoding lipopolysaccharide biosynthesis protein — protein MNSVVRQALFYGVGLLVMKGVSFIMLPIVTRYLPVAEYGRLDILVTLMNVGSIVAGFGIVEAVYRYHGYAKSEQERRVIVSSGFTVSVLLSTLLLLILLPFLPVLLAVMPGNLEAKSIVLALVNIAVGGITSVPLAWLRMRDLAQWFFVFTTVKAVIQGVMTFVLLDLGWGVDGVLWSGLISNLLLMAVLVGFQWRQSGMTVDIAVAKKMMVYGLPLVLGGVCLFVSGGLERWVLAGYTDTATLATYGVASMFALVVAFLVEPFTLWWFPKRFEYLGRNEGRELNAYYSSIGVSLSMMAAMIISLVSPFIIRFILPESYHGAAEIVPVLAIAMAIKQSAHLMNVGCYISGSTTLPTKINMILAAFSLVVYPLAILLQGAEGVMVGVVMVNIVRFALFYVYSQKALYLDYPLAFIARQFICLVAIVLVGTQSALLTLLIIIFAFCDSAVFIKRKTASLPDRVNSQVVG, from the coding sequence ATGAATTCAGTCGTTAGGCAAGCACTGTTTTATGGCGTTGGACTGCTAGTGATGAAGGGGGTCTCCTTTATCATGCTACCGATTGTGACTCGTTATCTGCCTGTTGCGGAGTATGGCAGGCTCGATATCCTAGTAACGTTGATGAATGTTGGCAGCATTGTGGCAGGCTTTGGCATTGTAGAGGCCGTGTATCGATACCACGGTTATGCTAAGTCTGAGCAAGAACGAAGGGTGATTGTTTCGTCTGGCTTTACTGTGAGTGTGCTGCTATCAACCCTTCTATTGCTTATTTTGTTGCCATTCTTACCGGTTTTGTTAGCAGTGATGCCTGGAAACCTAGAAGCAAAAAGTATTGTCTTGGCGCTGGTTAATATCGCGGTTGGGGGAATTACTTCAGTACCCTTGGCTTGGTTAAGAATGCGAGATCTTGCCCAATGGTTTTTTGTTTTCACAACGGTAAAGGCAGTTATTCAGGGCGTGATGACCTTTGTGTTGTTAGATTTGGGGTGGGGAGTCGATGGTGTTCTTTGGAGTGGCCTTATCTCAAACCTGTTATTGATGGCTGTTTTAGTGGGCTTTCAGTGGCGACAAAGCGGCATGACCGTCGATATAGCGGTAGCGAAAAAGATGATGGTTTATGGTTTACCGTTAGTGTTAGGCGGCGTTTGTCTCTTTGTTAGTGGCGGGTTAGAGCGTTGGGTGCTGGCGGGTTATACCGATACGGCTACGTTGGCGACCTATGGCGTTGCATCGATGTTTGCTTTGGTTGTTGCGTTTTTAGTAGAGCCTTTCACTCTCTGGTGGTTCCCAAAACGGTTTGAATATTTAGGCCGAAACGAAGGACGAGAGTTAAATGCATACTACTCGTCAATTGGGGTATCACTCAGCATGATGGCTGCCATGATCATCTCTTTGGTTAGCCCATTCATTATTCGGTTTATATTACCTGAGAGCTACCATGGTGCGGCTGAAATCGTACCGGTACTGGCCATTGCAATGGCGATCAAACAGAGTGCACATTTAATGAATGTGGGGTGCTATATTAGCGGTTCAACCACATTACCCACCAAAATCAATATGATTCTGGCTGCATTCTCACTGGTTGTTTACCCGCTTGCCATTCTTCTTCAGGGGGCAGAAGGGGTCATGGTGGGAGTGGTAATGGTTAATATTGTTAGATTTGCACTGTTCTATGTTTATAGCCAAAAAGCGCTATATCTTGATTACCCTTTAGCTTTCATAGCGAGACAGTTTATTTGTTTAGTCGCGATTGTCTTGGTTGGCACGCAATCTGCTCTACTCACACTATTAATTATTATATTTGCGTTTTGCGACAGCGCTGTTTTTATAAAGCGAAAAACAGCCAGTTTGCCAGACCGTGTTAATAGTCAGGTGGTGGGATAG
- a CDS encoding sugar transferase: MNSNNYIPMSIRVVKRSVDIILSVVGLILTLPLWPIIAIAIKLDSPGPIFFKQLRIGRSLPDRVELFMMVKFRTMRSDAEDRSGAVWASEGDNRITKVGLFLRKTRLDELPQLWNVLIGEMSVVGPRPERPALCKGLMSQIPYYLERTFYVAPGITGLAQVNQGYDQTIDDVKNKLFYDHAYAFSMSNFSQWWRMEVSVAFKTVWVMVCGRGM, encoded by the coding sequence ATGAATTCAAACAACTATATTCCCATGTCAATTAGAGTCGTTAAGCGCTCCGTAGATATCATACTCAGCGTTGTAGGCTTAATATTAACCCTACCGCTATGGCCTATAATTGCCATCGCAATCAAATTGGACTCTCCTGGCCCGATATTTTTTAAACAGCTACGCATTGGGCGTTCACTGCCTGACAGAGTTGAGTTATTTATGATGGTTAAGTTCAGAACCATGCGCTCTGATGCAGAAGATCGGTCTGGAGCGGTGTGGGCATCAGAGGGTGATAACAGAATCACTAAAGTAGGACTATTTCTAAGAAAGACCCGATTAGATGAACTACCACAACTATGGAATGTATTAATTGGGGAAATGTCAGTGGTAGGGCCTAGACCAGAGCGTCCAGCGTTATGTAAAGGTTTAATGAGCCAAATCCCCTACTACCTTGAGCGAACGTTTTATGTAGCACCGGGCATCACAGGGCTTGCGCAAGTTAACCAAGGTTACGATCAGACGATTGATGATGTTAAAAACAAACTGTTTTATGACCATGCCTATGCGTTTTCAATGAGCAACTTTAGTCAATGGTGGAGAATGGAAGTCTCGGTTGCCTTTAAAACAGTATGGGTAATGGTTTGCGGTAGAGGCATGTAA
- a CDS encoding GumC family protein — protein sequence MQNDIFLNLHHIIAAGWRRRYTIVLPIIIMPFIAALVGVMSQKTYQNHTTLLVQETSRMNPFLEDFSVSTQLKERMTALKALLHSRHVLSSVIDEINGDISDKPTTEADIARLSSKLSVQLIGSDMVKIAYKDSNPSEMKRTLEVVSKHFLNKLLAPEKSSIGASEDFLKSQLERHHLALIAAENKLSAFKSENVDRLPEQYQYNVKTLRELGALREEKLASLAGAKAALKSLSTQLLKTNPMISSVEETIMARTAQLAILKSKYTDSHSKVITLTKELKRLESQRDSILKETNSLANTDIEKLWQLATNLTDQYEGGIQRPLLVSQLEAIEQAKSRYQQLEQELVHVTARVDQLKANLEQFGATEQQLTELQRDIATNKQVYNDLLKRYEMAKVTGALGRFEESERIKIIDRPFVPVTPMTPPLSIYLIAGILGGLAIGLCAAFLLEISNTKIVKREIVENIVGVPVITRLPRFEFAHQTGSQNAIAEAPVDREL from the coding sequence ATGCAAAATGATATCTTTCTGAATCTACACCACATTATTGCAGCCGGTTGGAGAAGACGATACACCATCGTGCTCCCCATAATCATAATGCCTTTTATAGCCGCGTTAGTGGGTGTTATGTCTCAGAAAACCTATCAGAACCACACCACACTGCTGGTTCAAGAGACATCTCGAATGAACCCGTTTTTGGAAGATTTCTCGGTTTCCACTCAGTTAAAAGAGCGTATGACGGCACTTAAAGCACTTCTTCATAGCCGCCACGTACTTTCATCAGTAATCGATGAAATTAACGGAGATATATCTGATAAGCCGACAACCGAAGCCGATATCGCTCGTCTTTCTAGTAAGTTGAGTGTTCAACTGATTGGTTCAGACATGGTTAAGATTGCTTATAAGGACTCTAACCCCAGTGAGATGAAGCGCACCCTTGAAGTGGTATCAAAACACTTTTTGAATAAACTGCTTGCCCCTGAAAAATCATCTATCGGCGCATCGGAAGATTTCTTGAAGTCTCAACTAGAGCGCCACCATTTGGCGCTTATTGCCGCTGAAAACAAACTATCAGCGTTTAAGTCTGAGAATGTTGATCGTTTACCAGAGCAATACCAGTATAACGTCAAAACACTCAGAGAACTGGGAGCCCTCAGAGAGGAGAAACTAGCATCCCTAGCGGGAGCCAAAGCGGCACTTAAATCTCTCTCGACCCAATTACTGAAGACCAACCCGATGATCTCATCGGTTGAAGAAACCATTATGGCCCGAACAGCTCAACTGGCTATATTGAAATCAAAATATACCGATAGCCACAGCAAGGTTATTACCCTAACCAAAGAACTCAAGCGTCTTGAGAGTCAGCGAGACAGCATTCTTAAAGAGACTAACTCTCTTGCTAACACTGATATAGAGAAGCTTTGGCAACTGGCGACCAATCTAACTGATCAATACGAGGGTGGTATTCAGCGGCCTTTATTGGTGTCACAACTCGAAGCCATTGAACAGGCAAAATCTCGTTACCAGCAGTTAGAGCAGGAGCTTGTACATGTCACCGCTCGAGTAGATCAGCTCAAAGCCAATCTCGAGCAGTTTGGCGCAACAGAGCAACAACTAACAGAGCTACAACGAGATATTGCAACCAATAAACAGGTGTATAACGACCTTCTCAAACGCTATGAGATGGCAAAAGTCACAGGAGCCCTAGGGCGCTTTGAAGAGAGTGAGCGAATTAAGATTATTGATCGCCCCTTTGTTCCAGTTACGCCAATGACTCCGCCACTCAGCATCTATCTGATTGCTGGCATATTGGGAGGGTTAGCAATTGGATTGTGCGCAGCCTTTTTACTAGAGATATCAAATACCAAGATCGTTAAACGAGAGATTGTTGAAAATATCGTGGGTGTTCCGGTTATTACACGGCTACCCCGTTTTGAATTTGCTCATCAAACAGGTTCGCAAAATGCGATTGCTGAAGCACCTGTCGATAGAGAACTATAG
- a CDS encoding glycosyltransferase family 2 protein has protein sequence MSSTIMWFIALISGFLIGYHHVLYPLVLRLLSARSSTIDETGGQSEADKQDVQLPTITLIIPCFNEARYIAEKISNIACIDYPADRLKVRFYDDGSTDKSAAIFEESIQNLFRQEMNIKFIRNSVNRGKVAVINEAVSASKSDLIVLSDASALISIDAFQIIAKKMTDPKVGVVAATYCFLEPGTEGEKAYWDYQVKIKKTESEMGSAIGVHGALYSFRRQLFKPLDRDIINDDFILPMQIVQSGYRCVYDTDIVAVELEKSDIALDQTRRKRISAGNMQQSLRLLTLTSPKYGATAFNFVSGKFLRTWMPFLLLVFFLSTLALSSQYWWVAPIALLQIAVYALALLVHHTPSVNWRKPIKLIHYLVAGHWANGIGGLKYLCGLHNQRWHKITMETK, from the coding sequence ATGAGTTCAACTATAATGTGGTTCATCGCTTTAATCAGCGGTTTTTTGATTGGCTACCACCACGTACTTTATCCGCTGGTTTTGCGGTTGCTATCTGCTCGCAGCTCAACAATTGATGAAACAGGTGGCCAAAGTGAAGCAGATAAACAAGACGTGCAACTACCCACTATTACGTTGATTATTCCCTGCTTTAACGAAGCCCGTTACATAGCCGAAAAAATCAGCAACATCGCTTGTATAGACTATCCTGCTGACCGTCTAAAAGTACGATTCTACGATGATGGCTCTACCGATAAGTCAGCGGCTATCTTCGAAGAGAGTATTCAGAACCTGTTTCGGCAAGAGATGAATATCAAATTTATCCGAAACAGCGTAAACCGAGGCAAGGTAGCGGTTATTAACGAAGCTGTGAGCGCCTCCAAAAGTGACCTGATCGTATTGAGCGATGCATCAGCACTCATTTCGATAGACGCATTTCAGATCATAGCTAAGAAAATGACAGACCCTAAAGTGGGCGTTGTTGCAGCAACCTACTGTTTCTTGGAACCCGGCACAGAGGGTGAAAAAGCGTATTGGGACTACCAGGTTAAGATTAAAAAGACGGAGAGCGAAATGGGTTCAGCAATTGGTGTCCATGGCGCACTATACTCCTTTAGACGTCAGCTGTTTAAGCCATTAGATAGAGATATCATTAACGACGATTTTATTCTGCCAATGCAGATCGTACAAAGTGGATATCGCTGCGTTTACGATACTGATATCGTCGCGGTGGAACTAGAGAAGTCAGATATCGCCCTGGATCAAACACGCAGAAAGCGAATCTCGGCTGGCAATATGCAACAATCGCTGAGACTTCTAACGCTAACAAGCCCTAAATATGGTGCCACTGCATTTAACTTTGTTTCGGGCAAGTTCCTGCGCACATGGATGCCCTTTTTACTGTTGGTATTCTTTCTAAGCACCCTCGCCCTATCTAGCCAGTACTGGTGGGTAGCGCCGATAGCACTATTACAAATTGCAGTGTATGCCCTTGCTTTATTAGTACATCACACACCTTCCGTTAACTGGAGAAAGCCTATCAAGCTCATTCACTACTTGGTAGCTGGCCACTGGGCTAACGGCATTGGTGGATTAAAGTACCTGTGTGGGTTGCACAATCAAAGATGGCACAAAATCACGATGGAGACGAAGTAA
- a CDS encoding acyltransferase has translation MQTMTTQSDSATRSRSLREWIKNSSHPFAKLLRNSFYGVRHWQCPEIPLLHASVYRIHQAVALLLSNFVRIFYWTPLFSSKCVTKPKRLYLYSGMPQILGNLEISVGDNTRISGLSTFTGRTSTASPSLTIGANVDIGWQTTIAVGTQVIISDNVRMAGRCFLAGYPGHPIDPIDRANGKPDTDDQIGAIVLQKNVWLASGVSVMPNVVIGENTIVAAGSVVTKSLPANVLAAGIPAKVIRTL, from the coding sequence ATGCAAACTATGACCACACAATCAGACAGCGCAACCCGCTCCCGCTCTTTAAGAGAGTGGATTAAAAACAGCTCACACCCATTTGCGAAGTTGCTTAGAAACAGTTTTTATGGGGTTCGGCACTGGCAATGCCCTGAGATTCCACTTTTACATGCTTCGGTCTACCGGATACACCAAGCCGTAGCATTACTGCTCTCTAATTTTGTTCGTATCTTCTATTGGACCCCCCTATTCAGCTCTAAGTGCGTCACCAAACCCAAGCGACTCTATCTCTATTCGGGGATGCCACAAATACTGGGTAATTTAGAGATATCAGTGGGTGACAACACCAGAATATCAGGTCTTTCAACATTTACAGGAAGAACATCCACTGCATCCCCTTCGCTCACTATTGGCGCTAACGTTGATATTGGCTGGCAAACAACTATTGCGGTCGGAACTCAAGTGATTATTTCAGACAACGTTAGAATGGCAGGACGTTGCTTTCTTGCAGGCTACCCAGGGCATCCCATAGACCCTATTGATCGCGCTAATGGCAAGCCCGACACAGATGATCAGATAGGCGCTATTGTACTGCAAAAAAATGTTTGGTTAGCCTCAGGGGTTTCGGTAATGCCCAATGTCGTGATCGGCGAAAATACCATTGTAGCAGCCGGTAGTGTGGTAACTAAGAGCCTACCTGCAAACGTGCTGGCAGCGGGTATCCCTGCAAAAGTTATTCGTACACTTTAG
- a CDS encoding glycosyltransferase codes for MKNSNTKQKKVVIQVVQHLLPGGLEIMCLDLQKFSPRDHEVHIVSLEGSAEEMAKRWPRLLSTDASLHFMGKKEGREPLLLIKLARLFKKLKASVVQTHHIGPLLYGGLAAKMAGIKTIVHTEHDAWHLENASDKAISEFCFKWVKPILVADADIVAQNITSAIPTATPKIVHNGIDTRHFSPGNKAQSRQDLGLPRNVTIVGCAARMHAVKGHEVLLDALFRLPKEVHLALAGTGPTEQLLKKQVIELSLQDRVHFLGQVEDMPAFYRAIDVFCLASYEEGMPLSPLEAQSCGTRAIVTDVGGCKETLCPKSGTLIDARNSKALSNAINKVISTIPLASPRDFIVERRDVTHMVDAYQKLMFAVS; via the coding sequence ATGAAAAATAGCAATACAAAGCAGAAAAAAGTCGTAATTCAAGTGGTTCAGCACTTGTTACCTGGCGGTCTTGAAATCATGTGTCTCGACCTACAAAAGTTTTCTCCTAGAGACCATGAGGTACATATTGTCAGCCTGGAAGGTTCTGCAGAAGAGATGGCAAAACGCTGGCCGCGACTGCTCTCTACCGATGCGTCACTTCACTTTATGGGCAAAAAAGAAGGCCGCGAACCACTGCTATTAATTAAACTGGCTCGCCTGTTCAAAAAGCTTAAAGCCAGTGTCGTTCAAACCCACCACATAGGTCCTCTACTTTATGGTGGCTTGGCGGCAAAGATGGCCGGTATTAAAACCATCGTGCATACAGAACATGATGCCTGGCATCTTGAAAATGCAAGTGACAAAGCCATTAGCGAATTTTGTTTCAAGTGGGTTAAGCCAATTCTGGTAGCAGATGCAGATATTGTCGCACAAAACATCACGTCGGCTATCCCGACCGCTACACCTAAGATCGTTCATAACGGGATCGATACTCGCCACTTTTCGCCGGGTAATAAAGCGCAGTCCCGTCAAGATTTGGGTCTACCTAGAAACGTCACCATCGTGGGGTGTGCAGCCAGAATGCACGCGGTAAAAGGCCATGAGGTGCTACTAGACGCACTATTCAGACTGCCTAAAGAGGTTCACCTCGCGCTTGCGGGAACAGGGCCGACGGAGCAGTTACTTAAAAAGCAAGTAATAGAACTCTCACTGCAAGATAGAGTTCACTTTCTCGGACAGGTAGAAGATATGCCTGCGTTTTACCGTGCGATCGATGTATTTTGCCTCGCATCTTACGAAGAGGGCATGCCTCTTTCACCTCTCGAAGCCCAATCTTGTGGTACTCGCGCTATCGTTACTGACGTAGGTGGTTGTAAAGAAACACTTTGCCCAAAATCTGGCACACTTATTGATGCTAGAAACTCAAAAGCGCTTTCAAATGCAATCAATAAGGTTATAAGCACAATTCCACTGGCGTCGCCAAGAGATTTCATCGTCGAACGCCGAGATGTCACACACATGGTCGATGCTTATCAGAAACTTATGTTTGCCGTTAGCTAA
- a CDS encoding glycosyltransferase yields MQQLIVFGEDWGAHPSSTQHLMKHLQQQYELVWVNSIGLRRPTFTVRDGKRLLAKAKSMLKKTPSAPTSVSRSEFPVVEPKVIPWPSSSVARKLNGALLKNLLSSFTSEDKRPILWTSLPSAVDVVGKLNEKAVIYYCGDDFTSLAGVDHAPVAVMEQELVEKADLVIVASQELAKKFPADKTVVLEHGVDYEEFSSASKYSAPRPEDLKMGRPIVGFYGSIADWIDVELIKSVAHKLPDWEFVFIGSVQTDISAIKELPNISLLGPKPHNELPNYVAHWQVSWLPFRQCGQIDACNPLKLREYLALGKPIVSSEFPALEPYKQLVNTATTAEEFVNAIEVAACDSPKLISEKAMVSEVQSWLDVEFLSSNTQLRRHSVSKESWRTKSEQVHQLITLLRP; encoded by the coding sequence ATGCAACAGTTAATCGTATTTGGAGAAGACTGGGGCGCACACCCCAGTAGCACGCAGCATCTTATGAAACACCTACAGCAACAATATGAGCTGGTTTGGGTAAATTCCATTGGGCTGAGGCGACCTACCTTTACGGTACGGGATGGTAAAAGGCTGCTTGCTAAAGCTAAATCGATGCTAAAAAAGACTCCCTCGGCACCTACCAGTGTTAGCCGATCTGAGTTTCCTGTAGTCGAGCCCAAGGTAATACCCTGGCCTTCTAGCTCAGTGGCAAGAAAACTCAATGGTGCGCTCCTTAAAAACTTGCTGTCGTCATTTACCTCAGAAGATAAACGCCCCATTCTCTGGACTTCACTCCCATCAGCAGTAGATGTGGTGGGTAAACTTAATGAAAAGGCGGTGATCTATTATTGTGGTGATGACTTTACAAGCTTAGCAGGGGTAGATCATGCTCCGGTGGCCGTAATGGAGCAAGAGTTAGTTGAAAAAGCAGATCTGGTTATCGTAGCGAGCCAGGAACTTGCGAAAAAGTTCCCTGCAGATAAAACAGTGGTGTTGGAGCATGGTGTCGACTATGAGGAGTTCTCGTCTGCCTCTAAATACTCTGCGCCAAGACCCGAAGATCTTAAAATGGGTCGACCAATTGTTGGCTTTTATGGCTCTATTGCCGACTGGATTGACGTCGAACTAATCAAATCAGTCGCCCATAAGCTGCCCGACTGGGAATTTGTTTTTATAGGTTCAGTTCAGACCGATATTTCTGCGATTAAAGAGTTACCTAATATCTCCCTTTTAGGGCCTAAGCCTCATAACGAGTTACCTAACTATGTGGCTCATTGGCAGGTATCTTGGCTGCCCTTTAGACAATGCGGACAAATAGATGCCTGTAACCCGCTCAAACTGAGGGAGTATTTGGCGTTAGGCAAGCCGATTGTCTCTTCGGAGTTTCCCGCGCTCGAGCCCTATAAACAGTTGGTGAACACCGCTACAACGGCTGAAGAGTTTGTTAACGCTATAGAGGTGGCAGCCTGTGACAGCCCTAAACTAATCAGTGAAAAAGCCATGGTATCAGAAGTGCAATCGTGGTTAGACGTTGAGTTTTTATCCTCGAACACTCAACTTAGAAGACATAGCGTATCTAAAGAGAGTTGGAGAACCAAATCAGAACAAGTTCATCAACTCATTACGCTTCTCAGACCTTAA
- a CDS encoding glycosyltransferase: MKKVGYVLAAFPVLSETFVGTEIRAMEQLGHNIVPIAFERSSAPVQNKDQRFLNETHYVTDVGILDILANVPFRLGKLREAVSFAQSQTSVRFRSLMWQALKVAAIAKKQGCEHLHAHFALNSAATAIVAAKLLNISVSFVGHGFDVYVEPYDLALKLDYADFVIAVCDQMKQDFDRLSQPDKAKLMHCGIDLNGFPLTNRKKFTNRLLFVGRLVEKKGISYLLQALSQMERSTLPQVDLVGDGPLKAQIEQEIKLKGLDEYVHFLGLKDADWLKTNAQQYSGLIAPFCEASNGDKDTGPLVVKEAMALGLPVISTDFMGVKEIIDDHTGWKVEPSNASALAQAIEEWQALDAHARESMVLAARQRVETFFTSFQTTKILSTAINQVPYEFSR; encoded by the coding sequence ATGAAGAAGGTAGGTTATGTATTAGCGGCATTTCCGGTGTTGTCTGAAACATTTGTCGGGACCGAAATTCGGGCAATGGAACAGCTGGGTCATAACATTGTGCCTATTGCGTTTGAACGATCCTCTGCACCGGTGCAAAACAAAGATCAGCGATTCTTAAATGAGACCCATTATGTAACGGATGTGGGCATCTTAGATATTTTGGCAAATGTTCCGTTTAGGTTGGGTAAGTTGAGGGAGGCTGTATCGTTTGCACAATCACAGACCTCTGTTCGGTTCAGATCCCTTATGTGGCAAGCCCTTAAAGTGGCTGCAATCGCAAAAAAACAGGGGTGCGAGCATCTGCATGCCCATTTTGCCCTTAACTCCGCGGCCACAGCCATTGTTGCAGCTAAACTTTTGAATATCTCAGTGTCATTTGTTGGACACGGATTTGATGTATATGTAGAGCCTTATGACCTTGCATTAAAGCTTGATTATGCAGACTTTGTGATTGCGGTCTGTGATCAGATGAAGCAAGACTTTGACCGCCTTAGCCAACCCGATAAGGCTAAATTGATGCACTGTGGCATCGATCTTAATGGGTTCCCTCTAACGAATAGAAAAAAGTTTACCAATCGCTTGCTCTTTGTGGGGCGACTGGTTGAGAAGAAAGGCATTAGTTACCTGCTTCAGGCGCTCTCTCAAATGGAACGATCAACCTTACCGCAAGTTGATTTGGTGGGTGATGGCCCGTTAAAGGCGCAAATTGAGCAAGAGATAAAACTCAAAGGGCTCGATGAGTATGTTCACTTTTTAGGCCTTAAAGATGCTGATTGGTTAAAAACCAATGCCCAGCAGTATAGTGGTTTAATCGCACCATTTTGTGAGGCTAGCAACGGCGATAAAGACACCGGGCCACTCGTTGTTAAAGAGGCCATGGCGCTTGGCCTTCCGGTAATTTCCACCGATTTTATGGGGGTTAAGGAGATTATCGATGATCATACCGGTTGGAAGGTGGAGCCGTCTAACGCTAGCGCTCTAGCCCAGGCCATTGAAGAGTGGCAAGCTCTTGATGCCCATGCTCGCGAAAGCATGGTCCTGGCTGCACGTCAGCGAGTTGAAACCTTCTTTACATCGTTTCAAACCACCAAAATACTATCAACTGCCATTAATCAGGTGCCTTATGAATTCAGTCGTTAG